A region from the Prosthecobacter algae genome encodes:
- a CDS encoding zinc-binding metallopeptidase family protein, translated as MQRFNCDCGNVIFFGSSRCLKCGKEVGYDPYTSEMLRIQPSIGMKRCENGVKHGVCNWLVPANSRHRLCVGCLMNRTIPDLNSGRNLLLWGRMEMAKKRLIYTLRHLGITLPLKSENPAAGLAFDIISTLSNPTVTTGHLNGVITVNLEEADDTYRQINRQQLGENSRTLLGHFRHESAHYLWQRFLSDLPWEDPLRMAFRERFGDEWLDYAGALSSHYQKGPSTGWEQSYITGYAASHPWEDWAETWAHYLQIADGLETCEGLGVQVQHVALPLVMMPVEAGFLPTILKHDPVANDEFLAWLQRWICLSTVLNEISNSVGESALYPFVIPVKVAQKLRLAHHFAQVWGGRL; from the coding sequence ATGCAACGATTCAACTGCGACTGTGGCAATGTGATCTTCTTTGGCAGCTCACGCTGTCTGAAATGCGGAAAGGAGGTGGGGTATGATCCCTACACCTCCGAAATGCTGCGGATCCAGCCTTCCATCGGCATGAAACGCTGTGAAAACGGCGTGAAGCATGGCGTTTGCAACTGGTTGGTCCCGGCGAATTCACGCCATCGGCTCTGCGTCGGCTGTTTGATGAACCGGACCATTCCGGATCTGAACTCGGGGCGTAACCTGCTGCTTTGGGGCCGTATGGAGATGGCCAAAAAGCGGCTCATCTACACCCTTCGGCATCTGGGCATCACGCTCCCCCTGAAATCCGAAAACCCGGCAGCGGGACTCGCCTTTGACATCATCAGCACCCTTTCCAATCCCACAGTCACCACGGGGCATTTGAATGGTGTCATCACGGTGAACCTGGAGGAGGCGGATGATACCTACCGCCAGATCAATCGGCAGCAGCTCGGAGAAAACAGCCGCACCTTGCTGGGACATTTTCGCCATGAAAGCGCCCATTATCTCTGGCAGCGGTTTCTCTCCGATCTTCCTTGGGAAGACCCGCTCCGCATGGCCTTTCGTGAACGCTTCGGCGATGAGTGGCTGGATTATGCAGGGGCTCTGAGCAGCCATTACCAAAAAGGCCCGTCCACCGGTTGGGAGCAAAGTTACATCACTGGTTATGCCGCTTCACACCCTTGGGAGGACTGGGCGGAAACCTGGGCGCACTATCTGCAGATCGCCGATGGTTTGGAAACCTGTGAAGGCCTGGGCGTCCAGGTTCAGCATGTCGCCTTGCCTTTGGTGATGATGCCTGTGGAAGCTGGTTTTCTGCCGACCATCCTCAAACATGACCCCGTCGCCAATGATGAGTTCCTGGCCTGGCTGCAGCGTTGGATTTGTCTTTCCACGGTGCTTAATGAGATTTCCAACAGCGTTGGCGAATCGGCCCTGTATCCGTTTGTGATTCCGGTTAAAGTCGCTCAAAAGCTGCGTCTGGCCCATCATTTTGCCCAGGTGTGGGGCGGGCGGTTGTGA
- a CDS encoding L,D-transpeptidase: MNLSQPRIEVSVGTQSLVLWDGIRQVKCWPCSTSKFGLGYIEGSNKTPLGGFLVREKHGDGAPAGTIFKSRQPVGLWTEDIVTPDDLILSRILWLDGVEKRNANTWQRYIYIHGTNDERSIGRPASHGCIRLKNAAMIELFDLTPVGTAVWISE, encoded by the coding sequence GTGAACCTCAGCCAGCCACGCATCGAAGTTTCTGTCGGAACCCAGAGTCTGGTGCTGTGGGATGGCATCCGCCAGGTGAAGTGCTGGCCCTGCAGCACCTCCAAATTTGGCCTGGGCTACATCGAAGGCAGCAACAAAACCCCCCTGGGCGGCTTTCTTGTGCGGGAAAAGCACGGCGACGGTGCCCCTGCGGGCACCATTTTTAAATCCCGCCAGCCTGTGGGCCTGTGGACAGAGGACATCGTAACACCGGATGACCTCATTTTGAGCCGCATCCTGTGGCTGGATGGGGTGGAAAAACGCAATGCCAATACTTGGCAGCGTTACATCTACATTCACGGTACCAATGATGAGCGCAGCATCGGTCGTCCAGCCAGCCATGGCTGCATCCGTCTCAAAAATGCAGCCATGATTGAGCTTTTCGATCTGACCCCCGTGGGGACAGCCGTGTGGATCAGCGAATAA
- a CDS encoding HPr family phosphocarrier protein: MTLSKDLTIRNKMGMHARPAAQFVKRASKYKCDIWVEKDEEPVNGKSIMGLMMLAAGRGEVIKLTTEGVDAEAAMADLEELVLSGFGDVE, translated from the coding sequence ATGACTCTCAGCAAAGACCTCACGATCCGAAACAAGATGGGCATGCATGCCCGTCCGGCGGCGCAGTTTGTCAAGCGTGCGAGCAAGTACAAGTGCGACATCTGGGTGGAAAAAGATGAAGAGCCAGTGAATGGCAAAAGCATCATGGGACTGATGATGCTGGCCGCTGGCCGCGGTGAAGTGATCAAGCTGACGACCGAAGGCGTGGACGCCGAGGCTGCCATGGCGGATCTGGAGGAACTGGTGCTTTCCGGATTTGGCGACGTGGAATAG
- the hprK gene encoding HPr(Ser) kinase/phosphatase — protein MKRPSAITVEEFFRTNEKALKLRLVGSDAGFKRKISEPSVNRPGLALSGFFTYFAYKRVQIIGNSEHSFLEGLEPKLRAARFSQLCSWEIPCLIVARGHRLSEELVAIANEAGISVFQTSMITMKFINAATIKLEWAFAPTMLVHGCLVDVQGIGVLVQGKSGCGKSESVIGLLQRGASLVADDAVRLRLVEEREIVGSAPEMTRNMIEIRGLGILNVAALFGVGSVRMSKRLDLAVNLVHLQESNDLERVGMENQTTEVMGMTIAKVDIPVAPGRDVAGLIELAALNYKLRTFGYNSAVEFDQRLLKKMADDQIG, from the coding sequence ATGAAACGTCCCTCCGCCATCACGGTGGAGGAGTTTTTCAGAACCAATGAAAAAGCATTGAAGCTGCGTTTGGTCGGCAGTGATGCGGGCTTTAAACGCAAGATCTCGGAGCCTTCGGTCAACCGCCCTGGCCTCGCCCTTTCGGGGTTCTTCACCTACTTCGCCTACAAGCGGGTGCAGATCATCGGGAATTCGGAGCATTCTTTTTTGGAAGGGCTGGAGCCTAAACTGCGGGCGGCCCGTTTCAGCCAACTGTGCAGTTGGGAGATCCCCTGCCTCATCGTGGCCCGTGGGCACCGGCTGAGTGAGGAGCTGGTGGCCATCGCCAATGAAGCGGGCATTTCCGTTTTCCAGACCAGCATGATCACCATGAAATTCATCAATGCGGCCACCATTAAGCTGGAGTGGGCCTTTGCCCCCACCATGCTGGTGCATGGCTGTCTGGTGGACGTACAGGGCATCGGCGTGTTGGTGCAGGGGAAAAGCGGCTGCGGCAAAAGTGAAAGCGTCATTGGCCTGTTGCAACGTGGGGCCAGCCTGGTGGCGGATGATGCGGTGCGCCTGCGCCTTGTCGAGGAGCGCGAAATCGTGGGCTCCGCCCCCGAAATGACCCGAAACATGATCGAAATCCGGGGACTGGGGATTCTGAATGTGGCGGCCCTGTTTGGGGTGGGCTCCGTCCGCATGAGCAAAAGGCTGGATTTGGCCGTGAATCTGGTGCACCTCCAGGAATCTAACGATCTGGAGCGTGTGGGCATGGAAAACCAGACGACGGAGGTCATGGGTATGACCATCGCCAAGGTGGATATTCCAGTCGCTCCAGGCCGCGATGTGGCCGGTTTGATCGAATTGGCGGCCCTAAATTACAAATTACGCACATTTGGCTACAACAGTGCGGTTGAGTTTGATCAAAGATTGTTGAAAAAGATGGCGGACGACCAGATAGGTTGA
- a CDS encoding sulfatase-like hydrolase/transferase, with amino-acid sequence MEPLKAVFLFALIGWISLPACLSAAPNVLLIYSDDHGWADLALQGADPDVRTPNLDQLAHDGVRFSRGYVSAPQCVPSRAGVITGTHQNRFGVDDNHKGPLPLEVLTLPERLKQAGYVTGMCGKWHLDLGSKKEGPRTLRVLPDHMPHRHGFDEYWRGELRQYYASHGLDGKPFEDAPKLVSDDRFRITVQTEAALSFLDRRAAKPEVPWFLYLAWYAPHVPLESPEPWFSKTPDHLPKERRQALAMIAAMDDGIGRLRTKLKEMGVEKNTLIFFIGDNGAPLKRGAWNGSLNAPLIGEKGMLTDGGVRVPFVAAWPGKIPPRKVYEQPVMNLDVAATAVALAGLPHDQALDGVNLMPHLLGENKTAPHEALFWRWRSQAAVLEHPWKLIHLGDKESYLFDVSQPGGETENLLAKHPEIAARLDAKLKAWSQELHRPGAAEPLHPQDVVFFADHVDAKLAPAPPLAAVEPGGVQGWLCRNGTLETTDTGLRIVPQGRGTKAARVFITRPGLSVAGPVEITLRARAKKGGAARVSWRTKAESDFLPANESPFQWPAGEVWQELKVLLPIQGRLIHLRITPGAEAADLEIQSIELKGKNEALTHWEFGRAP; translated from the coding sequence ATGGAACCTTTGAAAGCAGTCTTTTTATTCGCGCTCATCGGCTGGATCAGCCTTCCAGCATGTCTCTCTGCGGCACCGAATGTCCTGCTGATTTACAGCGATGATCATGGCTGGGCGGATCTGGCATTGCAGGGGGCAGATCCTGATGTCAGGACCCCGAATCTGGATCAGCTGGCCCACGATGGGGTGCGTTTTTCACGGGGATATGTCAGTGCACCGCAGTGTGTTCCTTCCCGTGCTGGCGTCATCACGGGCACTCACCAGAATCGTTTTGGCGTGGATGATAATCACAAGGGACCGCTGCCTCTGGAGGTGCTGACTTTGCCTGAGCGACTGAAACAGGCAGGCTATGTCACAGGCATGTGTGGCAAATGGCACCTGGACCTGGGAAGTAAAAAGGAAGGTCCAAGGACCCTTCGTGTGCTGCCGGATCACATGCCGCACAGGCATGGTTTTGATGAATACTGGCGCGGGGAGCTGCGCCAGTATTACGCTTCCCATGGGCTGGACGGGAAGCCGTTTGAGGATGCACCCAAGCTAGTCTCGGATGATCGTTTTCGCATCACAGTGCAGACGGAGGCGGCGCTGAGTTTTCTGGATCGCAGGGCGGCGAAGCCGGAGGTGCCTTGGTTTCTTTACCTGGCCTGGTATGCACCGCATGTGCCGCTTGAGTCACCGGAACCGTGGTTTTCCAAAACACCGGATCATCTTCCGAAAGAGCGCCGTCAGGCCCTGGCGATGATTGCCGCGATGGATGATGGCATCGGGCGTCTGCGCACCAAGCTCAAGGAAATGGGCGTGGAGAAAAACACTCTGATCTTTTTCATTGGGGACAATGGCGCTCCTCTCAAACGTGGGGCGTGGAATGGCTCCCTGAATGCCCCCTTGATCGGTGAAAAAGGTATGCTGACGGATGGCGGTGTACGGGTGCCATTTGTTGCTGCGTGGCCGGGGAAGATCCCGCCCAGGAAGGTCTATGAACAACCCGTGATGAATCTGGACGTGGCGGCGACTGCCGTGGCCCTGGCGGGTCTGCCTCATGACCAAGCACTGGATGGGGTGAATCTGATGCCTCACCTGCTGGGAGAAAATAAAACGGCCCCCCATGAAGCCCTCTTTTGGCGCTGGCGCAGTCAGGCGGCTGTGCTGGAGCACCCGTGGAAACTGATTCATCTGGGAGACAAGGAGAGCTATCTTTTTGATGTTTCTCAGCCGGGTGGTGAGACAGAAAACCTTTTGGCCAAGCATCCAGAGATCGCCGCCCGCTTGGACGCAAAACTGAAAGCCTGGAGTCAGGAGCTGCATCGGCCTGGCGCAGCGGAGCCGTTGCACCCCCAGGATGTGGTTTTCTTTGCAGATCATGTGGATGCCAAGTTGGCTCCTGCTCCTCCTTTGGCGGCAGTAGAGCCCGGCGGCGTACAAGGCTGGCTATGCCGGAATGGCACTTTGGAAACGACAGATACCGGACTGCGAATCGTGCCGCAGGGAAGGGGAACCAAAGCTGCGCGTGTGTTCATCACACGGCCCGGCCTCTCGGTTGCGGGCCCTGTCGAGATCACTTTGCGCGCTCGTGCCAAGAAAGGCGGTGCTGCCAGGGTGAGCTGGCGAACGAAGGCTGAGAGCGACTTTCTGCCTGCGAACGAGAGCCCTTTTCAGTGGCCCGCTGGGGAGGTATGGCAGGAGCTGAAAGTATTGCTGCCCATCCAGGGGAGGCTCATTCATCTGCGTATCACCCCGGGGGCGGAGGCGGCGGATCTCGAGATCCAATCCATCGAATTGAAAGGTAAAAATGAAGCCCTCACGCATTGGGAGTTTGGCCGTGCGCCCTGA
- a CDS encoding sulfatase, with translation MKFFSILILLLAFDFAKAAPDVRPNIVFILADDLGGSDLGCYGSTFHATPHLDALAKRGMLFTQAYSASPLCSPTRSSILTGMAPARTGITAPACHVPQVILEKTLMKGGAQTRVLGAESVTRMRTEYVTLAELLKQAGYRTGHFGKWHLGPAPYSPLEQGFDVDLPHTPGPGPGGGNGYFAPWAFWKDEGKPGDHIEDRMAEEAVKFMRENKDRPFFLNYWAFSVHSPWMAKADYITEAAKNTDPKAGQRNPMYAAMIRSLDEAVGRLTKTLDELKLSEKTLVVFTSDNGAWHNVPKEAMGKNSSYSDVPVTSNAPFRSGKASNYEGGTRVPLFIAWPGHVQPGSRSAEVVQSVDFFPTLLELCELQPPAGQAMDGVSIVPAMKGGKVEREAIFCHFPHGGRSDIEGFLPGTWVRRGDWKLIRFFAAAEDGSDRLELYNLVEDVSETKNLAPQKPELVSALNTLISDYLKKTEAVVPKLNPAYKAKGEPIAKRRVVGGWTSSKDARLELTKEGALIVDCTGGDPWLATTTVPQGNPESMTVRVRMRRTAKGQALIYYVSSAGQPFHKDRTVPLLGVADGEWHEQEVVLPVKSLHSLRLDPAQGKGQVEISNLSLVDANGKVLKEWLPFKN, from the coding sequence ATGAAATTCTTCTCCATTTTAATTTTGTTGCTGGCCTTTGATTTTGCAAAGGCTGCACCGGACGTTCGGCCTAACATTGTGTTCATTCTCGCTGACGACCTGGGCGGAAGTGATCTGGGCTGTTATGGCAGCACCTTTCACGCAACCCCTCACCTGGATGCGTTGGCGAAACGGGGCATGCTTTTTACCCAGGCTTACTCGGCCAGTCCTCTATGCTCGCCCACACGCAGCAGCATTCTCACGGGGATGGCTCCGGCCCGCACGGGAATTACTGCACCTGCATGCCATGTGCCGCAGGTGATTTTGGAAAAGACCTTGATGAAGGGTGGGGCTCAAACGCGGGTTTTGGGAGCCGAATCGGTGACGCGGATGCGGACGGAGTATGTGACTCTTGCGGAGCTTCTAAAACAGGCAGGCTATCGAACTGGGCACTTTGGCAAATGGCATCTGGGGCCCGCACCTTATTCCCCTCTGGAGCAGGGTTTTGATGTGGATTTGCCGCACACACCCGGGCCTGGGCCGGGCGGTGGCAATGGATACTTTGCCCCCTGGGCTTTCTGGAAAGACGAGGGCAAGCCGGGTGACCACATTGAGGATCGCATGGCTGAGGAGGCCGTAAAATTCATGCGTGAGAACAAGGACCGCCCTTTCTTCTTAAACTACTGGGCCTTCAGCGTGCATTCGCCCTGGATGGCCAAGGCGGATTACATCACCGAGGCGGCGAAGAATACAGACCCCAAGGCGGGCCAGCGTAACCCCATGTATGCAGCCATGATCCGCAGTCTGGATGAGGCCGTGGGCCGCCTAACCAAGACTTTGGATGAACTGAAGCTCTCAGAAAAGACTCTGGTGGTCTTCACCAGTGACAATGGGGCCTGGCACAATGTGCCGAAGGAGGCCATGGGCAAAAATAGCAGCTATTCCGATGTGCCTGTGACCAGCAATGCGCCCTTTCGAAGCGGCAAGGCGAGCAATTATGAAGGGGGGACAAGGGTGCCGTTGTTCATAGCCTGGCCTGGGCATGTGCAGCCTGGAAGCCGTAGTGCTGAGGTGGTGCAAAGCGTGGACTTTTTTCCCACCCTTTTGGAGCTATGCGAGTTGCAGCCCCCCGCTGGGCAGGCCATGGATGGCGTGAGCATCGTGCCTGCGATGAAAGGCGGAAAGGTGGAGCGTGAAGCCATCTTTTGCCACTTCCCGCATGGCGGCAGATCGGACATTGAGGGCTTTCTACCAGGTACGTGGGTGCGTCGTGGGGACTGGAAGCTGATCCGCTTTTTTGCTGCGGCTGAAGATGGCAGCGACCGCCTGGAGCTCTACAATCTCGTGGAGGATGTGAGTGAAACGAAGAACCTAGCACCGCAAAAGCCAGAACTGGTTTCTGCGCTCAATACGCTGATCAGCGATTACTTAAAGAAAACGGAAGCGGTGGTGCCCAAGCTGAATCCTGCCTATAAAGCCAAGGGCGAACCGATTGCGAAAAGACGTGTTGTTGGTGGCTGGACATCGAGCAAGGATGCGAGGCTGGAGCTGACCAAGGAGGGGGCGCTAATCGTGGACTGCACAGGTGGGGATCCCTGGCTGGCTACGACGACAGTGCCTCAGGGTAACCCAGAGTCTATGACGGTGCGGGTTCGGATGCGCCGCACGGCCAAAGGCCAGGCTTTGATCTATTATGTCAGCAGCGCGGGACAGCCTTTTCATAAAGATCGCACGGTGCCCCTGCTTGGGGTTGCTGACGGTGAGTGGCATGAGCAGGAAGTGGTGCTTCCGGTGAAAAGCCTCCATTCTCTGCGCCTGGATCCCGCCCAGGGAAAAGGGCAGGTGGAGATTTCCAATCTTTCTCTGGTCGATGCCAATGGCAAGGTGCTGAAAGAGTGGCTACCGTTCAAGAATTGA
- a CDS encoding sulfatase-like hydrolase/transferase, whose translation MKTLLYLCLLLVCGLASAAQPNVLFLFADDMRSDSLAALGDPVVKTPHLDALVQRGFTFTNAYNLGGNSPAVCMPSRNMMMSGRAYTRWKDYLPAGAPEPRRGKMSPGDGPNFPLSMKAAGYETWHFGKKGNSANLIQAKFDHVHYQENDHMDREHGEPGREIIDGAIQFVSQRSDEKPFFMYLGFSNPHDPRVAAQSYRDLYVEAQMPLPKNYLPVHPFDNGEMMVRDEMISPWPRTEAEIRRTWRDYYATITGLDAQIGRLLKVLQERGLMENTIILFSADQGIAIGSHGLLGKQNLYDHSAKAPLVVAGPGIPKGKSTALVHLLDIYPTVCDLVRANPPASIDGVSFKPVILGQKKSSRESLLLTYMDKQRGLRDERYKLIRYPQTDVTQLFDLENDPLEMEDLSRRAELQERKQAMLKKLAEMQTKFGDDLPLTVAHPQPAKWKIPTPEEIKVLLPKWKMEDSLEHRAGGPPPFPFKKH comes from the coding sequence ATGAAAACATTGCTCTACCTCTGCCTGCTGTTGGTTTGTGGATTGGCATCGGCGGCTCAGCCAAATGTCCTGTTTCTGTTTGCCGATGACATGCGCTCAGATTCACTGGCCGCATTGGGCGATCCTGTGGTGAAGACACCTCATCTCGATGCGCTAGTGCAGCGTGGATTCACCTTTACCAATGCATACAATTTGGGGGGCAATTCGCCGGCGGTCTGCATGCCCAGCCGGAATATGATGATGAGTGGTCGCGCCTACACTCGCTGGAAGGATTATCTTCCCGCAGGTGCACCGGAGCCGCGCCGTGGCAAAATGAGTCCTGGAGATGGGCCGAATTTTCCCTTGTCCATGAAAGCCGCAGGTTATGAAACCTGGCACTTTGGGAAGAAGGGAAATTCAGCCAATCTGATCCAGGCGAAGTTTGATCACGTGCATTACCAGGAGAACGATCACATGGACCGTGAACATGGGGAGCCGGGGCGCGAGATCATTGATGGAGCCATCCAGTTTGTAAGCCAGCGGTCTGATGAGAAACCCTTCTTCATGTATCTGGGGTTCAGCAATCCTCATGACCCGCGTGTCGCCGCCCAGTCTTATCGAGACCTCTATGTGGAGGCGCAAATGCCGCTGCCAAAGAACTACCTGCCAGTGCATCCCTTTGACAACGGTGAGATGATGGTGCGGGACGAAATGATCTCGCCCTGGCCGCGCACGGAGGCGGAGATTCGCCGCACTTGGCGAGACTACTATGCCACCATCACCGGGCTGGATGCGCAGATTGGTCGCCTGCTGAAAGTTCTGCAGGAGCGCGGACTGATGGAGAACACGATTATCCTTTTTTCGGCGGATCAAGGCATCGCCATTGGCAGCCATGGTTTGTTAGGCAAGCAGAACCTCTACGATCACAGTGCTAAGGCTCCGCTGGTGGTGGCTGGCCCCGGTATTCCGAAGGGGAAGAGCACTGCGCTGGTGCATCTGCTGGATATTTATCCCACGGTCTGTGATCTGGTGAGGGCGAATCCGCCTGCGAGTATTGACGGTGTCTCCTTTAAGCCGGTCATTTTAGGACAAAAAAAATCTTCCCGTGAGTCATTGCTGCTGACCTACATGGACAAACAGCGCGGTCTGCGGGATGAACGCTACAAGCTGATCCGTTATCCTCAGACCGATGTGACTCAGCTCTTTGATTTGGAAAACGATCCACTGGAAATGGAAGACCTTTCACGCCGGGCAGAGCTCCAAGAACGCAAACAAGCCATGCTAAAGAAGCTGGCCGAGATGCAGACGAAATTTGGCGATGATCTGCCACTGACTGTGGCGCACCCACAACCTGCGAAGTGGAAGATTCCCACTCCGGAGGAGATCAAGGTCCTACTGCCAAAGTGGAAGATGGAGGATTCCCTGGAGCATCGTGCCGGAGGCCCCCCGCCTTTCCCATTTAAGAAACACTGA
- a CDS encoding DUF1501 domain-containing protein: MNREFDPQAPASIVRRDFIRQLAAAGTAAWMTGAPQMVKGAALQHPKAKADACILLWMAGGMAAPETFDPKRYVPFEKGVEVAKMLSTFPSIDTAVDGMKICQGLENIAQVMDRATLIRSAVQPDLGSILHSRHQYHWHTGYVPPQTVACPHIGSWMAKVLGPRNAVMPSFVNIGQRLEGVGESEELKAFTTAGFFGSEYGPMNLPYPEEAATSVRPPKGMDAGRFASRDKLFRKLVDQSPQRDYMSDHQQQSLIRSMDNAYRLLSSKEREAFDITLEPKESYAKYDTGRFGRGCLLARRLVEAGVRFVEVTTEYVPFFQWDTHKDGHTTVDGLHKEMDLPIATLVRDLEERGLLDRTLIVIASEFSRDAIMEGKPGSNANDQATFKVERLEEMKHYGLHRHFTAGTSVVMFGGGVKKGFVYGETADERPLVATKNPVNVMDLHATIMTAMGISPKTEYLIEGRPFYVTEDGKGKAVEDLFA; this comes from the coding sequence ATGAACCGTGAATTCGATCCACAGGCACCGGCATCCATTGTTAGGCGCGATTTCATCCGGCAGCTTGCTGCTGCAGGGACGGCCGCCTGGATGACCGGAGCTCCGCAGATGGTGAAGGGGGCGGCGTTGCAGCATCCGAAGGCCAAGGCGGATGCCTGCATTCTGCTTTGGATGGCCGGCGGCATGGCTGCACCGGAGACCTTTGATCCAAAGCGTTATGTGCCCTTTGAAAAGGGTGTCGAAGTGGCAAAAATGCTGAGCACCTTTCCGTCGATTGATACCGCCGTGGACGGGATGAAAATCTGTCAGGGTCTGGAGAACATCGCCCAAGTGATGGACCGGGCCACGCTGATCCGAAGTGCCGTGCAGCCGGATCTGGGGAGCATCCTGCACAGCCGCCATCAGTACCACTGGCACACGGGCTATGTGCCGCCGCAGACGGTAGCCTGCCCGCACATTGGTTCCTGGATGGCGAAGGTGCTGGGGCCACGCAATGCGGTGATGCCTTCGTTTGTAAACATCGGCCAGCGACTGGAAGGAGTGGGCGAAAGTGAAGAGCTGAAGGCCTTTACCACGGCAGGCTTTTTCGGCAGTGAGTACGGTCCCATGAACCTGCCTTATCCTGAGGAGGCGGCAACCTCTGTGCGGCCACCGAAGGGCATGGATGCAGGGCGTTTTGCCAGTCGAGATAAGCTGTTCCGCAAGCTGGTGGATCAAAGTCCGCAGCGTGACTACATGAGCGATCACCAGCAGCAGTCGCTGATACGCAGCATGGACAATGCCTATCGTCTGTTGAGTTCGAAAGAACGTGAAGCCTTCGACATCACCCTGGAGCCGAAGGAGAGCTATGCCAAATATGACACGGGGCGTTTTGGTCGCGGCTGCCTGTTGGCACGTCGGCTGGTGGAGGCTGGCGTGCGGTTTGTCGAGGTGACCACGGAGTACGTGCCCTTTTTCCAATGGGATACCCACAAGGATGGGCACACAACCGTGGATGGACTGCACAAGGAGATGGACCTGCCTATCGCCACCCTGGTCCGGGATCTTGAGGAACGTGGTTTGTTAGACCGCACGTTGATCGTCATCGCGAGTGAGTTCAGCCGGGATGCCATCATGGAAGGCAAGCCTGGATCGAATGCCAATGATCAAGCCACTTTCAAGGTGGAGCGGCTGGAGGAGATGAAGCATTACGGTCTGCACCGACATTTCACCGCAGGGACCAGCGTGGTCATGTTTGGTGGTGGGGTGAAAAAAGGTTTTGTCTATGGGGAGACGGCGGATGAGCGCCCGTTGGTGGCGACCAAAAACCCAGTCAACGTCATGGACCTGCACGCCACCATCATGACCGCTATGGGCATCAGCCCGAAGACGGAATACCTCATCGAAGGACGGCCTTTTTATGTGACGGAAGATGGCAAGGGGAAGGCTGTGGAGGATCTTTTTGCTTAA